One window of the Corvus moneduloides isolate bCorMon1 chromosome 10, bCorMon1.pri, whole genome shotgun sequence genome contains the following:
- the GPR149 gene encoding probable G-protein coupled receptor 149 codes for MPRTMSVTPGNFSLNGTSFFTENHSIMDKPSEPRTWNVFLFCLTFAIAVPALLGSIYSLVSLLKLQNKTTVSMIVTSLAADDLISITPMIIFMLTQWSSEVLHQPLCTTSAFMYLFQGISSNLKGSLIVSYNFCTLNTTGTLSCSSSKSRMSVVWVILTIWTVSLLMCILPLCGWGRYIPTSWGCFADCASSYILFVFVVYSLCFSLLAVLAVPLTLQLLCSGEPQLLHTEYLQGSGGFISPGTPRGCGAAAPALSLLDPGDKTLQPFQNSEAVFGKGVAESSTKSRSFIVGFAQKRFSLILALTKVLLWLPMMIQMAVQYVTGLQSLSFETLSFLLTALAATVTPVFLLSQHWLHLPCGCIINCRRNSYAVSSEDAKTKRSGFEFNLSFQQGYGIYRISQENPPRHSGDGKSTSYHNLVSSDCEELGPGRGSDAAGSGFLPTALGHGSWGTPGGSGTGPTCPPPHGPGACQGQEGTNCDPSAFPEGPEWRLSHEESHKPELSDWEWCRSKSERTPRQRAGGALAVPLCAFQGTVSLQAPTGKTLSLSTYEVSSEGQKITPMSKKIEVYRSKSVGHEPSPGEPADTFADTSVKIHLEVLEICDNEEALDTVSIISNISQSSTQARSPSLRYSRKENRFVSCELGESASYSLLIPSHSPSSDFSISIPDTVEAHRQNSQKQHSARGGYQEEIQLLNKAYREREEQGSSN; via the exons atgcccagGACAATGTCAGTAACTCCTGGTAATTTCTCGCTCAATGGGACAAGCTTCTTCACTGAGAACCACAGCATTATGGACAAACCCAGTGAGCCGAGAACTTGGAAtgtctttctgttctgtttgaCTTTTGCCATTGCAGTCCCAGCCCTTCTGGGCAGCATTTATTCActagtttccctgctgaaaCTGCAGAACAAAACCACGGTTTCGATGATTGTGACCTCTTTGGCAGCAGATGATCTGATCAGCATCACGCCAATGATTATTTTCATGCTCACACAGTGGTCAAGCGAAGTCCTCCACCAGCCTCTGTGTACCACCTCAGCGTTTATGTATTTATTCCAGGGCATTTCTAGCAACCTGAAAGGGTCTCTTATAGTTTCTTACAACTTCTGCACCCTCAACACGACTGGgacactgagctgcagctcctccaagAGCCGCATGAGCGTGGTATGGGTCATTCTCACCATCTGGACTGTCAGTTTGCTGATGTGCATTTTGCCTCTCTGTGGTTGGGGCAGGTACATCCCCACGTCCTGGGGCTGCTTCGCCGACTGTGCCAGTTCCTACATCCTGTTTGTGTTCGTTGTGTACTCGCTGTGCTTctccctgctggcagtgctggccgTTCCCCtcactctgcagctgctgtgctcaggtgagCCACAGCTGCTACACACCGAGTacctgcagggctctggaggCTTCATCTCCCCTGGGACACCACGGGGATGcggtgctgctgcccctgcGCTGTCGCTGCTGGACCCTGGGGATAAAACCCTCCAGCCTTTCCAAAACTCGGAGGCAGTTTTTGGGAAGGGTGTGGCTGAGAGCAGCACAAAGAGCAGGAGCTTCATCGTGGGCTTTGCCCAGAAACGATTCTCGCTGATCCTGGCACTGACCAAAGTCCTTCTCTGGCTCCCAATGATG ATACAGATGGCTGTCCAGTATGTCACTGGGCTGCAGAGCCTTTCATTTGAGACACTGAGCTTCCTGCTGACTGCGCTGGCTGCCACAGTCACCCCGGTGTTTCTCCTGTCACAGCACTGGCTCCACCTGCCCTGTGGCTGCATCATCAATTGCAGGAGGAACTCCTATGCAGTGTCTTCAGAAGATGCCAAAA CCAAGCGCAGTGGTTTCGAGTTCAACCTATCATTCCAGCAAGGCTATGGAATCTACAGGATATCCCAGGAGAACCCTCCCCGCCACAGTGGCGATGGTAAATCCACATCCTACCACAACCTGGTGAGCTCTGACTGCGAGGAGCTGGGGCCTGGCAGAGGCAGCGACGCCGCCGGCTCCGGGTTCCTGCCCACGGCATTGGGACACGGCTCCTGGGGCACCCCGGGGGGGAGTGGGACAGGCCCCACATGCCCCCCTCCTCATGGGCCAGGGGCCTGTCAGGGCCAGGAGGGCACAAACTGTGACCCATCAGCGTTCCCTGAAGGACCAGAGTGGAGGCTGTCCCACGAGGAAAGCCACAAACCAGAACTCTCGGACTGGGAGTGGTGCCGGAGTAAATCCGAGAGGACCCCTCGGCAG CGCGCGGGCGGGGCCCTGGCCGTCCCTCTGTGCGCATTCCAGGGGACTGTGTCTCTCCAGGCCCCCACCGGCAAAACACTCTCCCTGTCCACGTACGAGGTGAGCTCTGAGGGGCAGAAAATAACCCCCATGTCCAAGAAAATCGAGGTGTATCGCTCCAAAAGCGTCGGGCATGAGCCGAGCCCAGGGGAGCCTGCGGACACGTTTGCTGACACGAGTGTTAAGATTCACTTGGAGGTGCTGGAGATCTGTGACAACGAAGAGGCCCTGGACACCGTGTCCATCATCAGCAACATCAGCCAGTCCTCCACGCAGGCGCGGTCACCCTCCCTGCGCTACTCCCGCAAGGAGAACAGGTTTGTGTCTTGTGAGCTGGGGGAAAGTGCCTCCTACTCCCTGCTCATCCCCTcgcacagccccagcagcgaCTTCAGCATCTCCATCCCAGACACTGTCGAGGCTCATCGGCAGAACAGCCAAAAGCAGCACTCAGCCAGGGGTGGGTACCAGGAGGAGATACAGCTGCTGAACAAAGCCTACAGAGAGcgggaggagcaggggagcagCAACTGA